GCTCGCGCGGGGTCGGGTGTGCCGGCGGGGCGAAGATCGTCACGGGGTGGGTCTCGGCGCGGCGTACCCCGTCCTTGAGCGCTGCCTCGACCCGTACGAGCCCCGAGCACGAGCTCCGAGCACGTCGAGCCGGCGTATCAATACGCCGGCTCGGCACCCCACCCCCACGAGGCTGGGGCGCGCCGGCGCTGCGGCGTAGGTTCGGGAGCGTGAGCGAGCAGGAGTACCGCACCGAGCACGACTCCATGGGCGAGGTCCGCGTCCCCGTCGACGCCCTGTGGCGCGCGCAGACCCAGCGGGCCGTGGAGAACTTCCCCATCAGCGGCACGCCGGTCGAGCCGGCGCTGGTGCACGCGATGGGGCACGTGAAGGCCGCGGCCGCCGTCGCCAACGGCGAGCTGGGCGTGCTGTCGGCCGAGCAGGCCGAGGCGATCGAGCGGGCCGCCTCGGCCGTGGCCGACGGCGCGCACGACGACGCCTTCCCGGTCGACGTCTTCCAGACCGGCTCGGGCACCAGCTCCAACATGAACGCCAACGAGGTCGTCGCGACGCTCGCCGGCCGCGCAGGGGTCGAGGTGCACCCCAACGACCACGTCAACGCCAGCCAGTCCAGCAACGACACCTTCCCCACCGCGATCCACGTGGCCGCGGCGACGAGCGTGGTCGACGACCTGCTGCCCGCGCTCGAGGTGCTGGCGGGCTCCCTCGAGGCGAAGGCCGAGGAGTTCGCGGGGCTGGTGAAGGCCGGGCGCACCCACCTCATGGACGCCACGCCGGTGATGCTGGGCCAGGAGCTCTCCGGGTACGCCGCCACCGTGAGGTACGCCGCGGAGCGGCTCGACTCCGTGCTCCCCCGGGTCCGCGAGCTCCCGCTCGGCGGCACCGCCGTCGGCACCGGCATCAACACCCCCGACGGCTTCGCGGCCCGCGCCATCGAGGCGCTCGGCGAGCGGACCGGCCAGCCGTTCACCGAGGCCCGCAACCACTTCGAGGCCCAGGGCACCCGCGACTCCCTCGTCGAGCTGTCCGGGGTCCTGAAGACCTACGCGGTCGGGCTGACCAAGATCTGCAACGACCTGCGCTGGATGTCCTCGGGCCCGACCACCGGCCTGGCCGAGATCCACCTCCCCGACCTGCAGCCCGGGTCGAGCATCATGCCCGGCAAGGTCAACCCGGTCCTGCCCGAGGCGACGCTGATGGTGTGCTTCCAGGTCGTCGGCAACGACGCCGCCGTGACCGCCGCCGGTGCCAGCGGCTCCTTCGAGCTCAACGTCGCGATGCCGGTGATCGCGCGCAACGTGCTGGAGTCCGTGCGGCTGCTCGCCGCCTCCTCCCGCGAGCTGGCGACCCGCTGCGTGGACGGCATCACCGCCGACGCCGACCGGATGCGCACCTACGCCGAGTCCTCGCCCTCGGTCGTCACCCCGCTCAACAAGCACCTCGGCTACGAAGAGGCCGCCAAGGTCGCCAAGGCGGCGCTGGCCGAGGGCCGCACCATCCGCGAGCAGGTGCTCGCCATGGGGTACGTCGAGCGCGGCGACCTCACCGAGGCCGAGCTGGACGCGGCGCTGGACGTGGAGTCGATGACGGGCCGCTGACCGGCGGCGCGAGCCGCCTCACCGCAGGCCGACCGGCTCCCCGGCGTACCGCTCGAGGGTGGTGCGGACCGGCTGGTCCATCACCCAGGACCCCTGGCTCCCGTGGTCCCACAGCACGCACGTGGTCTCGGCGACGATCGCCGGGGCGCCGCCCTCCTCGACCCGCAGCTGCGAGGCGACGGTGAACGACGAGCGGCCCACGCGTGGCACCCACAGGCGCAGCCGGAAGGACTGGAAGGCCGCGAAGCGCATCTCGGCGTGGTAGTCCACGCGCTGGGAGCCGACCAGCTCCGCCACCCCGTCGGGTACGCCGCCCAGCAGTCCCGGGCGCGCGTGGTCGGTCGCGAGGTCGGCGAAGCGCAGGAAGAGGATCCGCGCCTCGTCGAGGATGCGGATCGCCTCGACGTTGTCGACGTGCCCGCCGAGGTTGACATCACGCAGCCGCGACTGGATCTCGCACTCGAAGAACTCGCTCACGGGGTCATCGTCTCGTGGCCCTGCCCCCAGCCGATCCGGCGGGGTGTCCGACCCCGCTCAGTACCAGTTGTTGGCCTGCTTGAAGTACCAGGCGCTGCACGGGCTGCCGTAGGAGTCGGCGATGTAGCCCAGGCCCCAGCGGATCTGGGTCTCGGCGTTGGTCATGTAGTCGGCCGGCAGGTCGTGGGTCTCGGTGAGCGCCTGCGGGATGCCGTAGGCCGAGGACGTCGGGTTGTCGGCGTCGACCTTCCAGTCGCTCTCGCTCACCCACAGGGCGTCGAGGCAGCCGAACTGGTCGTCGGCGAAGCCGTACTCCCCCAGCAGCGAGCGCGCGACCGACCGCGGGTCCTTGGCCGCCTGCCGCTCGGCGCGCCGCTGCTCGCGGGACTCCCGCTTCGCAAGGCGCTCCTGGCGCTCCCGGCGCGCCTCGCGCTTCTCCTGTCGGTCGGCGCGACGCTCGGCGGAGCGCGAGACGTCCTCGTCGCGGGTCTCGCGGTCAGCGGCCGGCGCGACGTCCACCGAGAGCGGCGAGGCATCGGCGGCACTGACCGAGGCCATGGTCTCCACCGGCGAGACCAGGAGACCGGCCCCGACGGCGGCACCGGTCGCGGAGACCGCGACGGTCGAGGCGATCAGCGTCGTACGACGGGCCGACGCGCGGACGGCGGCGCGCCCGGCGCCCGTGGGGCGAGGGGCGGCGTGCTTGGGCGTGTAGGAACGATGAGACACAGGGGAACAACCAGGTGGTGCGACGACGGGGGAACCGTGACCCGAAGGTCACGAAACGGTCACGATGCCCCAGCCTCCCCGACGACCCAAATCGGGGCTCCCGGCTCAGGCGGCGGGCGTGAGCGAGCACACGCCGGCCCCGCCCGGGGCGGGACCGGCGTGCGTGGGGCGTCGAGGGGACGTCAGACCGTCA
This genomic window from Nocardioides marinus contains:
- a CDS encoding thioesterase family protein, with translation MSEFFECEIQSRLRDVNLGGHVDNVEAIRILDEARILFLRFADLATDHARPGLLGGVPDGVAELVGSQRVDYHAEMRFAAFQSFRLRLWVPRVGRSSFTVASQLRVEEGGAPAIVAETTCVLWDHGSQGSWVMDQPVRTTLERYAGEPVGLR
- a CDS encoding lytic transglycosylase domain-containing protein, whose protein sequence is MSHRSYTPKHAAPRPTGAGRAAVRASARRTTLIASTVAVSATGAAVGAGLLVSPVETMASVSAADASPLSVDVAPAADRETRDEDVSRSAERRADRQEKREARRERQERLAKRESREQRRAERQAAKDPRSVARSLLGEYGFADDQFGCLDALWVSESDWKVDADNPTSSAYGIPQALTETHDLPADYMTNAETQIRWGLGYIADSYGSPCSAWYFKQANNWY
- a CDS encoding aspartate ammonia-lyase, whose translation is MSEQEYRTEHDSMGEVRVPVDALWRAQTQRAVENFPISGTPVEPALVHAMGHVKAAAAVANGELGVLSAEQAEAIERAASAVADGAHDDAFPVDVFQTGSGTSSNMNANEVVATLAGRAGVEVHPNDHVNASQSSNDTFPTAIHVAAATSVVDDLLPALEVLAGSLEAKAEEFAGLVKAGRTHLMDATPVMLGQELSGYAATVRYAAERLDSVLPRVRELPLGGTAVGTGINTPDGFAARAIEALGERTGQPFTEARNHFEAQGTRDSLVELSGVLKTYAVGLTKICNDLRWMSSGPTTGLAEIHLPDLQPGSSIMPGKVNPVLPEATLMVCFQVVGNDAAVTAAGASGSFELNVAMPVIARNVLESVRLLAASSRELATRCVDGITADADRMRTYAESSPSVVTPLNKHLGYEEAAKVAKAALAEGRTIREQVLAMGYVERGDLTEAELDAALDVESMTGR